A window of the Dunckerocampus dactyliophorus isolate RoL2022-P2 chromosome 19, RoL_Ddac_1.1, whole genome shotgun sequence genome harbors these coding sequences:
- the otofa gene encoding otoferlin isoform X1 has protein sequence MMSLTVHLKSVTNLKGKGDRMAKVTFRGLSFYSHVAVNCEEVAHFNETFRWPIASRLDGSEMLEIQVYNYSKVFTNRLVGTFCMVLQKVAEEGQLELTDTLVDDNNTSINTSVTLDIRYLSMEGTMGMWHNGELLDVPDDRDGVFTFETESLLSGHSHGSGASAGLSLQGSIATFRKAARGVSSVMKLGKIKSSKDDPKKGDEPAVLDMVDLDKKAMRLAGMLEPDAISLASVTAVTTNISNKRSKPDIKMEPSSGRPVDYQISITIVEARQLIGLNMDPVVCVEIGDEKKYTSMKESTNCPYYNEYFVFDFHVPPDVMFDKIIKLSVIHSKNLLRSGTLVGTFKMDVGTVYSQPEHQFYHKWAILSDPDDITAGCKGYLKCDIAVVGKGDNIKTPHKANETDEDDIEGNLLLPEGIPAERQWARFYVKIYRAEGLPKMNTNIMANVKKALIGENRDLVDPYVQVHFSGQKGKTSVQKSSYEPIWNEQIIFTELFPPLCKRMKVQIRDSDKVNDVAIGTHFIDLRKISNDGDKGFLPTLGPAWVNMYGSTRQYTLMDEHQDLNDGLGEGVSFRARLLLSIAVEILDTTSPEIISSTDVQMESVSNISESATGKMEEFFLFGAFLEATMIDRKIGDKSITFEITIGNYGNQIDGTSKPSSSKKKNKDGESDEEESELIQNSSDEEADEERDLVSISSTPLMRPVITDRNYFHLPYFEKKPCVYIKSWWQDQRRRLYNSNMMDKIADKLEEGLNDVQEIIKTEKAFPERRLRGVLEELSIGCSRFVHLANKDINQAGRTKLDRERLKSCMREMDNMGQQGKQMRTQVKKNTVKDKIKLVQNFLQRLRFLADEPQHSIPDVFVWMMSNNKRIAYARIPSKDILYSVVDEETGKDCGKVKAVFLKLPGKKGFGPAGWTVQAKLELYLWLGLKKQKKEFLSGLPNGFEEVKVAKAGPSLHSAPPVSLVYDMKQVFQLRAHMYQARSLFAADNSGLSDPFARVFFSTHSQVTEILSETLCPTWDQLLVFDDVELFGEASELRDDPPIIVVEIYDQDTVGKAEFIGRTFAKPTIKMCDEHYGPPRFPPQLEYYQIYRGNCTAGELLAAFELLQIPFDGEEIRRALIAVHNFAVPQIKIGQGGTADLPPLEGPTDSERGPIVPVPLGIRPVLSRYRIEVLFWGLRDLKRINLAQVDRPRVDIECAGRGVQSVLIQNYKKNPNFSTLVKWFEVDLPENELLHPPLNIRVVDCRAFGRNTLVGSHAVTCLRRFIYCAPDKSSNNWGSAAKLMNGYMVLTNGGSQPRFSPSVSSRTFSRSTGDIIVNMEPEPAVRKMDTFVKLEATSDAVVKVDMIEEESDKEKKKKKKKKKGGVEEEEETDESVLDWWSKYFASIETLKETLRAQEEAQAEAEEREDLEIAIEAADIKSDDLVRKGSRTKEKYKDKKSSKDKKKGHGVDGAEKPTIKAKVDELLVYNKELETEYGNFEDWLHTFSLFRGKAGDDDEHALDDDRIVGRFKGSLCMYKLPLSEEISRDAGFDPNMGMFQSIPHNDPINVLVRVYVVRATDLHPADINGKADPYIVIKLGKTEVKDKENYISKQLNPVFGKSFDIEATFPMKSMLTVSVYDWDLVGTDDLIGETKIDLENRFYSKYRATCGISSSYSLHGYNVWRDPMKPSQILAKLCKEGKIDPPQYGPGGKVKVANRIFIGPTEIEDENGLKKQTEEHLALTVLNHWEEVPRVGCRLVPEHVETRPLLNPDKPGIEQGRIEMWVDMFPMDMPAPGPAIDISPRKPKRYELRVIIWNTDEVILEDDDYFTGEKSSDIFVRGFELRVIIWNTDDVILEDDAFLTGEKMSDIYVRGWLKGQQEDRQDTDVHYHSLTGEGNFNWRFVFPFDYLMAEEKIVISKKESMFSWDETEYKIPPRLTLQVWDADHFSADDFLGAIELDLNRFPRGAKTSKQCSIDMIRNEQELPAISIFKQKRVKGWWPFVARDENDEMELTGKVEAELHLVTAEEAEKSPVGLGRNEPDPLEKPNRPDTSFMWFLGPLKSIRYFLWHNYRWLILKVLGLILLLFMLGIFLYSFPGYLVKKMLGA, from the exons AGCAGCGAGGGGAGTGTCTTCAGTCATGAAGCTTGGCAAGATCAAGAGCTCGAAGGATGATCCCAAGAAAGGAG ATGAGCCGGCAGTCCTGGATATGGTGGATCTGGACAAGAAGGCGATGCGTCTCGCAGGAATGCTGGAACCAGACGCTATCTCACTGGCTTCAGTCACTGCCGTCACCACCAACATCTCCAATAAGAG GTCAAAGCCAGATATCAAAATGGAGCCCAGCTCTGGACGACCAGTGGATTACCAG ATTAGCATTACGATTGTCGAGGCGCGGCAACTAATTGGTTTGAACATGGACCCTGTGGTGTGTGTGGAGATTGGAGATGAAAAGAAGTACACGTCAATGAAGGAGTCAACCAATTGTCCCTACTACAACGAG TATTTTGTCTTTGACTTCCACGTTCCTCCTGATGTCATGTTTGATAAGATCATTAAGTTGTCG GTCATTCACTCTAAAAACCTTCTCCGGAGCGGAACGCTGGTGGGAACCTTCAAGATGGATGTTGGCACTGTTTATTCTCAGCCTG AACACCAGTTCTACCACAAGTGGGCCATCTTGTCTGACCCTGATGACATCACGGCGGGCTGCAAAGGATATCTAAAGTGTGACATCGCGGTGGTCGGGAAGGGAGACAACATCAAGACCCCGCACAAGGCCAACGAGACTGACGAGGATGACATCGAGGG CAACCTTCTTCTCCCAGAAGGCATCCCTGCAGAGCGGCAGTGGGCGAGGTTCTACGTGAAGATCTACCGTGCCGAGGGCCTTCCAAAAATGAACACCAACATCATGGCCAATGTGAAGAAGGCTCTAATTGGAGAGAACCGAGACCTGGTGGATCCCTACGTTCAAGTGCACTTCTCTGGGCAGAAA GGGAAGACTTCAGTCCAGAAAAGCAGTTATGAACCCATCTGGAACGAGCAAATTATCTTCACAGAGCTCTTCCCTCCGCTCTGCAAACGCATGAAGGTCCAAATCCGTGATTCCGATAAGGTCAATGACGTTGCTATCGGAACCCACTTTATTGACCTCCGCAAAATATCCAATGATGGCGACAAAG GGTTCTTGCCCACCTTGGGTCCAGCTTGGGTCAATATGTACGGCTCCACACGCCAGTACACCCTGATGGACGAGCACCAGGACTTGAATGACGGCCTGGGAGAAGGCGTGTCCTTCCGTGCCCGACTGTTGCTCTCTATTGCCGTGGAGATCCTGGACACAACGTCTCCAGAGATCATCAGCTCCACCGATGTGCAGATGGAGTCTGTCTCCAACATTTCTGAG AGCGCCACGGGCAAAATGGAGGAGTTCTTCCTCTTCGGCGCCTTCCTGGAGGCCACCATGATAGACCGAAAAATTGGGGACAAGTCGATTACTTTTGAGATCACAATTG GTAACTATGGCAACCAGATAGACGGAACGAGCAAACCGTCGTCATcgaaaaagaagaataaagatggTGAAAGCGATGAAGAAGAGAGCGAGCTCATCCAGAACTCCAGCGACGAGGAGGCGGACGAGGAAAGGGACCTGGTGTCGATCTCCTCCACCCCTCTCATGAGGCCTGTCATTACAGACAG GAATTACTTCCACCTTCCCTACTTTGAGAAGAAACCGTGTGTGTACATCAAAAGCTGGTGGCAGGACCAAAGACGACGATTGTACAACTCCAACATGATGGACAAGATCGCTGACAAGCTG GAGGAGGGTCTCAATGACGTTCAGGAGATCATTAAGACAGAGAAGGCTTTTCCAGAGCGCCGACTCAGGGGAGTTCTGGAGGAACTGAGCATTGGCTGCAG TCGGTTTGTACATTTGGCCAACAAGGACATAAACCAGGCAGGCAGAACCAAACTGGACCGAGAAAGACTCAAGtcctgcatgagagaaatg GACAACATGGGTCAGCAAGGCAAACAGATGAGGACGCAAGTGAAGAAAAACACagtgaaagacaaaataaagctTGTGCAAAACTTCCTGCAGAGACTTCGCTTCCTTGCTGATGAG CCACAGCACAGCATCCCCGACGTCTTtgtgtggatgatgagcaacaATAAGCGCATTGCATATGCCCGAATTCCCTCCAAAGACATTCTCTACTCCGTCGTGGATGAGGAGACAGGAAAAGACTGCGGTAAAGTCAAAGCCGTTTTTCTCAAG TTACCTGGTAAAAAAGGCTTCGGCCCTGCTGGTTGGACCGTTCAGGCTAAGCTTGAGCTGTACTTATGGCTTGGCctcaagaagcaaaagaaagaaTTCCTCAGTGGTTTGCCTAATGGTTTTGAGGAGGTTAAAGTTGCGAAAGCGGGCCCTTCTCTTCACTCAGCGCCCCCTGTCAGCCTCGTGTATGACA TGAAGCAGGTCTTCCAGTTGAGAGCGCACATGTATCAGGCTCGAAGTTTGTTTGCAGCCGACAACAGCGGACTTTCCGACCCCTTCGCCAGAGTCTTCTTCTCCACGCATAGCCAGGTCACTGAG ATTCTGAGTGAGACCCTTTGCCCTACGTGGGACCAGCTGCTGGTTTTTGACGACGTGGAGCTGTTTGGGGAAGCCAGTGAGCTGAGAGATGACCCGCCAATCATTGTGGTTGAAATTTACGACCAAGACACCGTG GGAAAGGCAGAGTTCATAGGTCGGACATTCGCCAAGCCGACTATTAAGATGTGTGATGAGCACTACGGCCCTCCGAGGTTCCCACCACAGTTGGAGTACTACCAGATTTACAGAGGGAACTGCACTGCAGGAGAACTGCTGGCTGCCTTTGAGCTGCTTCAG ATACCTTTCGATGGAGAGGAGATAAGGCGAGCTCTGATTGCTGTCCATAACTTTGCTGTTCCTCAGATAAAG ATTGGCCAAGGAGGGACAGCCGACCTTCCCCCTCTTGAAGGACCAACAGACTCAGAGCGAGGACCAATTGTCCCGGTGCCACTGGGGATCCGGCCTGTCCTGAGTCGCTACCGCATAGAG GTTTTGTTTTGGGGGCTAAGGGACCTTAAGAGGATTAACCTGGCCCAGGTGGATCGGCCCCGTGTGGACATTGAGTGTGCAGGGAGAGGGGTTCAGTCTGTCCTTAtccaaaattacaagaagaacccAAATTTCAGCACTTTGGTCAAATGGTTTGAAGTG GACCTCCCAGAGAATGAGCTTCTTCACCCTCCGCTCAACATCAGGGTGGTGGACTGCCGGGCGTTTGGTCGCAACACCCTGGTTGGTTCCCATGCTGTCACATGTCTGAGGCGGTTCATCTACTGTGCTCCAGACAAGTCGTCTAATAACTGGGGCAGCGCAG CTAAACTAATGAATGGCTACATGGTCCTAACCAATGGTGGCTCCCAGCCTCGCTTCTCACCCAGTGTTTCCTCGCGCACTTTCTCTCGCTCCACAGGTGACATCATCGTCAACATGGAGCCCGAGCCTGCGGTCCGCAAAATGGATACGTTTGTCAAGTTAGAAGCT ACATCTGACGCTGTTGTAAAAGTTGACATG ATTGAGGAAGAGAGCGAcaaagagaaaaagaagaaaaagaagaaaaagaagggaggagtggaggaagaggaagagacaGACGAGAGCGTGTTAGATTGGTGGTCCAAATATTTTGCTTCAATAGAGACATTAAAAGAG ACGCTCAGAGCTCAGGAAGAAGCTCAGGCCGAAGCGGAGGAGAGAGAAGACCTGGAGATTGCAATAGAGGCGGCAG ATATCAAATCTGATGACCTTGTTCGGAAAGGCTCCAGGACAAAGGAAAAGTACAAGGACAAGAAAAGCTCCAAGGATAAGAAGAAGGGTCATGGTGTGGATGGAGCTGAGAAACCGACAATTAAAGCAAAAGTGGACGAGTTATTG GTGTACAACAAGGAGCTGGAGACTGAATACGGAAACTTTGAAGACTGGCTGCACACTTTCAGCCTGTTCAGAGGGAAAGCCGGTGATGACGACGAACATGCACTAGATGATGACAGAATTGTTGGACGTTTTAAG GGTTCCCTGTGTATGTACAAGCTACCATTGTCAGAGGAGATCTCAAGAGATGCAGGATTTGATCCAAACATGGGCATGTTCCAGAGCATTCCTCATAATGACCCCATCAATGTGCTTGTTCGAGTGTATGTGGTCAGG GCTACAGATCTGCATCCTGCAGACATCAATGGCAAGGCGGACCCATATATCGTCATCAAGCTAGGAAAGACAGAAGTCAAGGACAAAGAGAACTACATCTCCAAGCAGCTCAATCCTGTATTTGGCAA GTCATTTGACATCGAAGCAACATTCCCCATGAAGTCCATGCTGACAGTTTCCGTTTACGACTGGGATCTGGTTGGCACAGACGACCTGATTGGAGAGACAAAGATCGACTTGGAGAATCGCTTTTATAGTAAATACAGAGCCACCTGTGGCATTTCATCCAGCTACTCCCT CCATGGATACAATGTGTGGCGTGATCCCATGAAGCCTAGCCAGATCCTAGCAAAGCTGTGTAAGGAAGGCAAGATTGATCCCCCCCAGTACGGCCCTGGAGGAAAAGTCAAGGTGGCGAACCGTATCTTCATTGGACCAACAGAGATTGAGGATGAAAACG GTCTAAAGAAGCAAACAGAGGAACATTTAGCTCTGACCGTGCTAAACCACTGGGAGGAGGTCCCCCGGGTGGGCTGTCGGCTTGTCCCGGAACATGTGGAGACAAGACCCCTGCTGAACCCTGACAAGCCCGGCATCGAGCAG GGTCGCATCGAAATGTGGGTGGACATGTTTCCGATGGACATGCCAGCTCCCGGACCTGCCATCGACATTTCACCCCGAAAGCCTAAAAG ATATGAGCTCAGAGTGATTATTTGGAATACAGATGAAGTAATACTGGAGGACGATGATTACTTCACTGGGGAAAAGTCCAGTGACATATTTGTCAGGGG CTTTGAGCTACGTGTTATTATTTGGAACACTGATGACGTAATTCTAGAGGACGATGCTTTCCTGACAGGAGAGAAGATGTCTGACATCTATGTCAGGGG GTGGCTGAAAGGGCAGCAGGAGGACAGACAGGACACAGACGTCCACTACCACTCCTTGACCGGGGAGGGTAACTTCAACTGGCGCTTCGTCTTCCCGTTCGATTACCTCATGGCGGAGGAAAAGATCGTCATCTCCAAGAAAGAATCCATGTTCTCTTGGGACGAGACTGAATATAAGATCCCCCCTCGCCTCACGCTACAGGTGTGGGATGCCGACCACTTCTCTGCTGATGACTTCCTGG GTGCGATTGAGCTGGATCTGAACCGGTTCCCTCGAGGGGCGAAGACGTCCAAGCAGTGCTCCATCGACATGATCCGAAATGAGCAAGAACTTCCTGCTATTTCCATCTTCAAGCAAAAGAGGGTGAAGGGATGGTGGCCGTTTGTGGCCCGGGATGAGAACGATGAGATGGAGTTGACG GGCAAAGTCGAGGCTGAACTTCATCTGGTGACAGCAGAAGAGGCGGAGAAAAGTCCCGTGGGACTGGGACGAAACGAGCCTGATCCACTGGAGAAACCAAA TCGCCCGGATACAAGCTTCATGTGGTTTCTGGGCCCTTTGAAGTCCATTCGCTACTTCCTGTGGCACAACTACCGCTGGCTGATCCTCAAGGTTCTGGGCCTCATCCTGCTGCTGTTCATGTTGGGCATCTTCCTCTACTCCTTCCCTGGCTACCTGGTCAAGAAGATGCTGGGGGCCTAA